A genomic stretch from Petrimonas mucosa includes:
- a CDS encoding Gfo/Idh/MocA family protein has product MNLKSNANKINRRDFFKTAGIGATALAIKPDMLFSRNMKRNRKVRIGIIGGRFGLGFQFQNHPDCIVEAVSDLIPERRNDLIRTYRCSKSYESLEKLVKDPKVDAVFIATGAPDHARHVIASLKAGKHVLCAVPAAMTIDECHEILETVKKTGLKYMMAETSVWRQRMISVKQFYKEDAFGNFIGFAAQYNHPGLETLYFENGEKTWRHGLPPMLYPTHCTSFVVGLTRERLTEVSCIGWGDNDPILQDNIYNNPFWNESAHFKTSNGLPFSVEVNWKGALRPSERGEWHGDKMSFIMSHGPMSSTVLVKAGAKRIKDDGGFDVAENSVEEYNTPNWWSTDMLPEPLRHDSGHEGSHTFITHEFIDSIVTDRTPEVDIYQALAMTAPGIVAHASAMKGGELLKIPSFDK; this is encoded by the coding sequence ATGAATCTGAAATCAAACGCAAATAAGATCAATAGACGTGATTTTTTCAAGACAGCAGGAATAGGAGCTACGGCATTGGCCATAAAACCTGATATGCTTTTTTCACGAAATATGAAGAGAAACCGGAAGGTGAGAATTGGAATCATTGGAGGCCGGTTCGGGCTGGGATTCCAGTTCCAGAATCATCCCGATTGTATAGTGGAAGCCGTAAGTGATCTGATTCCGGAACGCAGGAACGACTTAATAAGAACATACAGGTGTTCAAAGAGTTACGAGTCGCTCGAGAAACTTGTCAAAGACCCCAAGGTTGATGCTGTCTTTATCGCTACAGGAGCACCTGATCATGCCAGACATGTAATCGCCTCATTAAAAGCGGGGAAACATGTGTTATGTGCTGTTCCGGCAGCAATGACAATAGATGAATGCCATGAAATATTAGAGACGGTAAAGAAGACAGGTCTCAAATATATGATGGCTGAAACCAGTGTATGGAGACAACGGATGATATCTGTGAAACAGTTTTACAAAGAGGATGCTTTTGGTAACTTTATAGGTTTTGCAGCACAATATAACCATCCGGGCTTAGAAACATTGTATTTTGAAAACGGGGAAAAAACATGGCGGCATGGATTGCCTCCAATGCTATATCCAACCCATTGCACAAGTTTTGTGGTTGGATTGACCAGAGAACGTCTGACCGAAGTCAGCTGTATTGGTTGGGGCGACAACGACCCTATTCTCCAGGACAACATATACAACAATCCTTTCTGGAATGAATCGGCACATTTCAAGACCAGCAATGGCTTGCCCTTTTCAGTTGAGGTGAATTGGAAAGGAGCATTAAGACCGTCAGAACGTGGAGAGTGGCATGGCGACAAAATGAGTTTCATCATGTCTCATGGCCCCATGTCAAGTACTGTCTTGGTCAAAGCTGGAGCCAAAAGGATCAAGGACGATGGAGGATTTGATGTAGCGGAAAATTCAGTCGAAGAGTATAATACGCCCAACTGGTGGAGTACCGACATGCTGCCTGAACCGTTGCGTCACGACAGTGGTCATGAAGGTTCCCATACGTTTATCACTCATGAATTTATCGATTCAATTGTGACGGACCGTACTCCTGAAGTAGATATTTATCAGGCTCTGGCAATGACTGCACCCGGTATTGTAGCCCATGCATCAGCCATGAAGGGAGGTGAACTTCTTAAAATACCCTCATTTGATAAATGA
- a CDS encoding hybrid sensor histidine kinase/response regulator transcription factor, which translates to MFKITNISRQYFAVFLFLILSCKAHCTGSEPSGFYDLKFLPIQSEILPSNDVRKLFQDSDGFVWLPTYNGLARFDGYNVLTFEIIDENERIVNTCINVVEEDEERQMWIGTERGLYVLDKFTGNIAAVNSSELLDCNIADLLIDSENNLWVGTNKGLYRKRKGEEDFQKITYEDLSLSITSITEDGNKNLWITGWDQGVYKYSIRSGKFRSFNDGILKKSHVIFTDTDHNLWIGTWGEGLLVVTNDKGNYESDGELQYKQYKNIKGSDNCILDNIIYEIEQDDISGSLWIGSRSGLTILHRDAANPSFENYVPDNSFGGLPFNEVNSILKTRDGVMWIGMLGGGVCKAITGDVNIHTEELNSVRERYQTSSVKSILYDDEEFYWMGIAGYGMIRYNSADNSFLNYNELPSLKSLPYTSLVNTIIKRELTGEICFGTWNNGVWIYNKHTGDVKTITQMNERQFVDDCVFVLFEDSKFNLWIGSRNGIYIYTANGVFYTLNEWLGVDAGLNQVQISGIKEDKRGNIWIGTNYNGIIKISVVDKKVRHYTVGKGMNVKNINTLFVDSNNRIWAGTIGNGLYYYNPKEDYFLPTTSIPNIEKKSITNIIEDGNKRIWITTNNAAIAFFVNEDYEFENIIYFSDDYSFHEFTYNKNAAVKREDGSLIFGGTQGFKIIDSDNISHSEAVWPLVLTDLKVNGVSVREGSLPSLKRDINYTDRIILSHTDNNIQIDFALLNYSDIKENIYTYILEGHDVAPLFTGARNYSAVYTNLPAGEYTFRLLGAPEYGDWVREEKLLKIKVLPPPWLSKWAITSYVILFCAIMYFIFRFIRYRIKMNYKVQMSELQRQKAEEVNHAKLQFFTNITHELMTPLTIITASLENMSKKEMNPLYSMISVQSVRLMRLIQQVLEFKKVESDNVKLVVTHANISNFIKSCVEAFRPLVKRKNLKVTYESFPEEIFGYFDSDKVDKIIYNLLSNATKYTPDGGKITVKLSDTVERGFQLSVINEGELMDSEKIGHLFSRFYESDHRKFNTIGHGIGLSLVKDLVTIHKGKIAVFSNKEVGNCFNVTLPLKREAYSSEEIDDTIDPDVPSFFIPITTEDEALVELHEDSLSNLTLLIVEDSEDLRQLVSSFFSNYFHVKTASNGVEAINILEEGAIDLIVSDIMMPEMDGIELCRFVKNKFEFCHIPVVLLTAKDTEIDEIEGYNSGADGYVKKPFNFTLLYAQVNNLLKKQEKRRADLKKQVVFEIGDLEYTSLDKQFLNDAIECINENIKDTEFDLEKFSVLMGHSKSTLTEKLKMLTGFTPTAFIREIRLTSSYKLLNEEKKIRIDELASAVGFSDPKYFSTCFKKKYGISPSKILKNQEI; encoded by the coding sequence ATGTTTAAGATAACAAACATAAGTCGACAATATTTTGCAGTTTTTTTGTTCCTTATTTTATCTTGCAAGGCACATTGTACCGGCAGTGAGCCTAGTGGGTTTTATGATTTGAAGTTTTTACCGATACAATCTGAGATTTTACCTTCGAATGATGTGCGGAAATTATTTCAGGATTCAGATGGTTTTGTCTGGTTACCTACCTATAACGGATTGGCTAGGTTCGATGGATATAATGTGCTGACTTTTGAAATAATTGACGAAAACGAACGCATCGTTAATACATGCATTAACGTTGTGGAGGAGGATGAAGAGAGGCAGATGTGGATAGGGACCGAAAGAGGCCTTTACGTATTGGACAAGTTCACAGGTAATATTGCAGCTGTGAACAGTAGTGAGTTACTCGATTGTAATATTGCAGACTTGTTGATCGATTCAGAGAATAATTTGTGGGTAGGTACCAATAAAGGTTTGTACAGAAAGCGAAAGGGCGAAGAGGATTTTCAAAAAATAACGTATGAGGATCTCTCACTTAGTATAACTTCTATCACAGAAGACGGCAATAAGAATCTTTGGATTACGGGTTGGGATCAGGGAGTTTATAAATATAGCATCAGATCGGGAAAATTTCGTTCTTTCAATGATGGAATTTTAAAGAAATCTCATGTGATCTTTACCGATACAGACCATAATCTGTGGATTGGTACCTGGGGCGAGGGTCTGCTGGTTGTTACGAACGACAAGGGTAATTACGAGAGTGATGGAGAACTCCAATATAAACAGTACAAGAATATAAAAGGGAGTGACAATTGTATCTTAGATAATATTATTTATGAGATCGAGCAGGATGACATATCCGGTTCCTTATGGATTGGCAGTAGAAGTGGTTTAACCATTCTCCATAGAGATGCCGCGAACCCCAGCTTCGAAAATTACGTTCCCGACAATAGCTTTGGCGGGTTACCATTTAATGAAGTGAACTCTATCCTGAAGACGAGAGACGGTGTAATGTGGATTGGCATGCTTGGCGGTGGGGTATGTAAGGCCATTACCGGGGATGTAAATATTCATACTGAGGAACTCAATAGTGTGCGTGAAAGATACCAGACTAGTTCCGTGAAAAGTATTTTATATGATGATGAGGAGTTTTACTGGATGGGAATTGCCGGATATGGCATGATCAGATACAATTCTGCAGATAACAGTTTTTTGAACTATAATGAATTACCCTCACTGAAATCGTTGCCCTATACCTCGTTGGTAAATACGATTATCAAGCGAGAGCTAACAGGTGAGATCTGTTTTGGTACCTGGAATAATGGGGTTTGGATATATAACAAGCACACGGGAGACGTGAAAACAATTACACAAATGAACGAAAGACAGTTTGTGGATGACTGTGTATTTGTTTTATTTGAAGACTCAAAATTTAATTTGTGGATTGGCTCACGTAATGGCATCTATATTTATACAGCAAACGGTGTTTTTTATACGCTGAATGAATGGCTTGGTGTTGATGCCGGGCTTAACCAAGTGCAGATTTCAGGTATAAAAGAAGATAAGAGGGGGAATATTTGGATAGGAACAAATTACAATGGCATCATAAAAATTAGTGTCGTCGATAAAAAAGTAAGACATTATACAGTCGGAAAGGGGATGAATGTAAAAAACATCAATACGCTTTTTGTGGATTCAAATAATCGCATTTGGGCAGGTACAATAGGGAACGGTCTTTATTACTATAATCCGAAGGAAGATTATTTTCTCCCTACCACTTCTATCCCTAACATCGAGAAGAAGTCTATTACCAATATCATTGAGGACGGAAATAAGAGAATTTGGATTACGACCAATAATGCGGCTATAGCTTTTTTCGTGAACGAAGACTATGAATTTGAAAATATCATATATTTCTCTGACGATTACAGTTTCCATGAGTTTACTTATAATAAAAATGCGGCAGTGAAGAGAGAGGACGGATCGTTAATTTTTGGAGGAACTCAGGGTTTTAAAATAATTGATTCGGACAATATAAGCCATTCGGAAGCTGTTTGGCCGTTGGTGCTGACCGACCTTAAGGTGAATGGTGTATCGGTGAGGGAGGGCTCTTTGCCTTCTTTGAAGAGGGATATTAATTATACCGACAGGATTATCCTTTCCCATACTGATAATAATATTCAGATTGATTTTGCGCTGTTAAATTACTCTGATATTAAAGAGAATATCTATACTTACATTTTGGAGGGGCATGATGTTGCCCCCTTGTTTACAGGTGCACGGAATTATAGTGCAGTTTATACCAATTTACCTGCTGGCGAGTACACTTTCCGGTTGCTTGGTGCTCCTGAGTATGGTGATTGGGTGAGGGAGGAGAAATTGCTTAAGATCAAGGTGCTACCTCCACCATGGTTGTCGAAGTGGGCAATTACTTCTTATGTGATTCTTTTTTGTGCTATCATGTATTTCATTTTTAGGTTTATACGTTATCGGATTAAAATGAATTACAAGGTGCAGATGAGTGAATTGCAGCGGCAGAAGGCAGAAGAGGTGAATCATGCCAAGCTTCAGTTTTTTACCAATATTACACATGAACTAATGACGCCGCTGACGATTATCACCGCCTCGCTGGAGAACATGAGTAAGAAGGAGATGAATCCACTTTATAGTATGATATCTGTACAGAGTGTCAGGCTGATGCGACTTATTCAGCAGGTATTGGAATTCAAGAAAGTCGAGTCTGATAATGTGAAGCTGGTGGTGACACATGCCAATATTTCCAATTTTATAAAGAGTTGTGTGGAGGCATTTAGACCGTTGGTAAAAAGGAAGAATTTAAAAGTGACTTATGAGAGTTTCCCGGAGGAGATCTTTGGATATTTCGACTCAGATAAAGTCGATAAGATAATTTACAACTTACTTTCTAATGCAACGAAATATACTCCTGATGGGGGGAAAATAACAGTCAAGCTTTCCGATACCGTTGAGAGAGGTTTTCAGCTTTCCGTGATTAACGAAGGAGAGCTTATGGATAGTGAGAAGATTGGGCATTTATTTAGTAGATTCTATGAGTCTGATCACAGGAAGTTTAATACCATTGGTCATGGTATTGGCCTTTCACTTGTGAAAGATTTAGTTACTATTCATAAGGGTAAAATAGCGGTTTTCAGTAATAAGGAAGTGGGGAACTGTTTTAATGTTACACTGCCTTTGAAAAGGGAGGCATATAGTAGTGAGGAGATAGATGATACGATTGATCCTGATGTGCCTTCCTTTTTTATACCGATTACTACGGAAGATGAGGCACTTGTAGAACTGCATGAGGATTCGTTGTCTAACTTGACTCTTTTGATCGTGGAGGACAGTGAGGATCTTAGACAATTGGTATCAAGCTTTTTCTCCAATTACTTTCACGTCAAGACCGCATCGAATGGAGTGGAGGCGATCAATATTTTGGAGGAAGGGGCTATTGATCTTATCGTATCTGATATTATGATGCCGGAGATGGATGGAATTGAGTTATGCAGATTCGTGAAGAATAAGTTCGAGTTTTGTCATATCCCCGTTGTATTGTTGACAGCAAAAGATACCGAAATAGATGAGATTGAGGGATATAATTCGGGAGCCGATGGTTATGTGAAAAAGCCTTTTAACTTCACGTTGTTGTATGCTCAGGTGAACAATCTTTTGAAAAAGCAGGAGAAGAGGAGGGCAGACCTGAAAAAGCAGGTGGTCTTTGAGATTGGTGATTTAGAATATACCTCCTTGGATAAGCAGTTTTTGAATGATGCCATTGAATGTATCAATGAGAATATCAAAGATACGGAGTTTGATTTGGAAAAATTTTCGGTTCTCATGGGGCATTCAAAGAGTACGCTTACCGAGAAATTGAAAATGCTCACTGGATTTACCCCAACTGCTTTTATTAGAGAAATCAGGCTGACATCGTCCTATAAATTGTTGAATGAGGAAAAGAAAATCCGAATTGATGAGTTGGCATCTGCGGTAGGATTTAGTGATCCTAAATATTTCAGTACTTGTTTTAAGAAAAAATATGGTATTTCTCCCAGCAAAATATTGAAGAATCAGGAGATTTAG
- a CDS encoding transposase, whose product MDRTSILNQYKGICSDVLGELTTKLNKSFKSFLMETLILYLVIPGRINFLQLGRYGKSCEQRFRQNFSKDFDWLEFNLSLSDRVLTGDRKAIAIDPSYISKSGKNTPWIGYFWSGAAGQAKRGLEILGVGLIDVDNKDCISLQAVQTPDRQTLESRDANLIDWYLLVIKSMRDKLHRTSRYVVADAYFAKNNFVTGLQEMKFDLVSRFRDDAALYYPTLQKPTGKKGRPKLYDGKIDMANLDTTRVQKINIDNGDLYTLIAYSKSLRQMVRLVIWYFKDGKKPKLFFSTNPKTSGKDVIEFYRTRFQIEFCFRDAKGFTGLMQSQARDVAKLSFNFNASLTSINLAKVLAKEKGIPFSMASCKTMIHNAYLLERFICVSGIKPNRRLNDKLVKELIEFAAIDA is encoded by the coding sequence ATGGATAGAACCAGCATACTTAACCAATATAAAGGTATCTGTAGTGATGTTCTAGGTGAACTAACTACGAAGTTAAACAAAAGTTTCAAATCATTCCTTATGGAGACGCTTATTTTGTATCTGGTCATTCCCGGCAGGATTAATTTCCTACAATTGGGGAGATATGGCAAGTCGTGTGAACAGCGATTTCGCCAGAACTTCTCGAAGGATTTTGATTGGCTGGAGTTTAACTTGTCTTTGTCTGATAGGGTATTAACCGGAGATCGCAAGGCAATTGCCATTGATCCCAGTTATATATCCAAATCAGGAAAGAATACCCCTTGGATTGGTTACTTCTGGTCGGGTGCAGCCGGTCAGGCGAAAAGAGGATTGGAAATCCTGGGAGTGGGCCTTATAGACGTCGACAACAAGGATTGCATCAGTCTACAGGCCGTTCAGACTCCGGACCGTCAAACCCTGGAGAGTCGTGATGCGAACCTGATCGACTGGTACCTGCTGGTCATTAAATCGATGCGGGATAAACTCCATCGGACAAGCCGTTACGTGGTTGCTGATGCCTACTTCGCAAAGAACAACTTCGTTACGGGTCTGCAAGAGATGAAGTTTGATCTGGTCAGCCGTTTCAGGGATGACGCCGCACTTTATTATCCAACACTGCAGAAACCAACGGGCAAGAAAGGAAGACCTAAACTCTACGACGGTAAGATTGACATGGCCAACCTGGATACAACTAGAGTGCAAAAGATCAATATTGATAACGGTGATCTCTACACCTTGATAGCCTATTCCAAATCACTTAGACAGATGGTCAGGCTTGTCATCTGGTATTTCAAAGATGGGAAAAAACCAAAACTGTTTTTCTCAACAAATCCTAAGACGAGTGGAAAAGATGTCATAGAATTTTACCGCACCCGTTTTCAGATCGAGTTTTGCTTCAGGGATGCAAAAGGCTTCACAGGACTGATGCAATCGCAGGCAAGGGACGTAGCAAAGCTATCGTTCAACTTTAATGCGTCTCTTACCTCAATAAACCTGGCAAAGGTGCTGGCAAAGGAGAAAGGCATCCCCTTTTCGATGGCATCATGTAAAACAATGATACACAATGCCTACCTGCTTGAGCGATTTATTTGCGTGTCTGGCATTAAACCGAACAGAAGATTAAATGATAAACTTGTCAAAGAACTCATTGAGTTTGCAGCCATTGATGCTTGA
- a CDS encoding MBL fold metallo-hydrolase, with protein MGHKKNSFPLLAVICMLVATSCNNKTDTSEDVAAFIIPEAPANFFGKPDEYLDWQSASLLNIVRPILLKYPPQVDEPKDRQMAMVLLDAVFHDEGAPHRSSVQNFHHQQIVTALDEIERTEVSSGMKIWKLYDMGIIVRTKSITVAFDVTRGYSSGSEDFALADDVLQKLSDHCDLLFISHYHRDHADEVVARMFLDRGKPVVTPPDIWAGKETHDSITHLERKAHEIQKLRLDNKQLDLEVVVYPGHQGADILNNVVLVITPEGYSVCHTGDQSLGDDFSWIDKVAEHHKVDVLIPNCWTTDPLRSAKGYAPNLIIPAHENELGHTIDHREAYALDYSRWDVPFNKIIMTWGESFHYNR; from the coding sequence ATGGGACACAAAAAAAATTCATTTCCGCTCCTTGCGGTCATATGTATGCTTGTTGCCACATCTTGCAACAACAAAACAGATACTTCGGAAGATGTTGCCGCTTTTATCATACCGGAAGCGCCTGCCAATTTTTTTGGAAAGCCGGACGAATATCTCGACTGGCAGTCGGCTTCGTTGTTGAACATTGTCAGGCCGATCCTTTTAAAATATCCACCTCAGGTGGATGAGCCGAAAGATCGTCAAATGGCTATGGTGTTGCTGGATGCCGTTTTCCATGACGAAGGAGCACCGCACCGTAGCTCCGTCCAGAATTTTCACCATCAGCAGATAGTGACTGCTCTGGATGAAATTGAAAGGACGGAGGTGTCATCTGGCATGAAGATCTGGAAACTGTACGATATGGGTATCATCGTGCGTACCAAAAGCATTACCGTTGCCTTCGACGTCACGAGGGGATACTCGTCGGGTTCGGAAGACTTCGCCTTGGCCGACGATGTTTTGCAGAAGCTTTCAGATCACTGTGATCTACTCTTTATCAGCCATTACCACAGGGATCATGCCGATGAGGTCGTGGCCAGGATGTTTCTGGACAGGGGTAAACCTGTTGTGACGCCTCCCGATATCTGGGCTGGTAAAGAGACTCATGATAGCATCACCCACCTGGAAAGGAAAGCGCATGAAATACAGAAATTGAGGCTGGATAACAAGCAGCTGGATCTGGAAGTGGTTGTCTATCCGGGTCATCAGGGTGCCGACATCCTGAATAACGTTGTGCTTGTTATTACTCCTGAGGGATATTCTGTCTGCCATACCGGCGATCAATCGTTGGGTGATGACTTCTCCTGGATAGACAAGGTTGCAGAGCACCATAAAGTGGATGTTTTAATTCCCAATTGCTGGACTACCGATCCTCTTCGGTCCGCCAAAGGGTATGCGCCAAATTTGATTATTCCTGCCCATGAGAATGAGCTGGGGCACACTATCGATCATCGTGAAGCCTACGCATTGGATTATTCACGTTGGGACGTTCCTTTCAACAAGATTATCATGACTTGGGGAGAGTCTTTTCACTATAATCGGTAA
- a CDS encoding integrase core domain-containing protein, whose amino-acid sequence MKSTFNAEGYLKVKKRMGKRKINALVAGKARVNRIMREHNLLSPYRRPGKRNKREHDGTIITDAPNVMWATDGKKFWIEGSGWHWFFGVIDHFNDEIISWHIAKKGNRFAAIEPVRAAVRKTFGSVGKDVCKGMKLQLRSDHGSQYDSADFMNEMKFLGLEMSKAFVRSPECNGIIERFHRTLEEQVLQTETFSSFEEAYNSIDQFINDYNTDWILHRLEYCSPVEYREKYAESQRKVKDDIPSGNKDPEVQLVLISSGSMPRRNEIALQAMVKGAITYSNTPSINPSV is encoded by the coding sequence ATGAAAAGTACATTCAACGCTGAAGGTTATCTGAAAGTGAAGAAGCGCATGGGTAAAAGGAAGATAAACGCTCTGGTAGCCGGCAAGGCACGTGTGAACCGCATCATGCGGGAACACAACCTGCTGAGCCCCTACAGAAGGCCAGGGAAGAGGAATAAGCGCGAACATGATGGCACTATAATCACGGATGCACCCAATGTAATGTGGGCCACTGACGGGAAGAAGTTCTGGATTGAAGGGTCAGGCTGGCATTGGTTCTTTGGTGTGATCGATCACTTTAACGATGAGATTATATCGTGGCATATTGCAAAGAAAGGCAACCGTTTTGCTGCCATTGAGCCTGTTAGGGCCGCTGTACGAAAGACTTTCGGTTCGGTAGGTAAGGATGTATGTAAAGGAATGAAGTTGCAATTAAGAAGCGACCATGGCTCGCAGTATGACTCTGCTGATTTTATGAATGAAATGAAATTCCTGGGATTGGAGATGTCCAAAGCGTTTGTACGGTCACCAGAGTGCAACGGGATAATAGAGCGGTTTCACCGCACCCTGGAAGAACAGGTGCTGCAAACAGAAACATTTTCTTCCTTTGAGGAAGCTTATAACAGTATTGATCAATTTATTAATGACTACAACACGGATTGGATACTTCATAGACTGGAATACTGTTCACCTGTAGAATACAGGGAAAAGTACGCTGAAAGCCAGCGAAAAGTAAAAGATGATATACCATCGGGCAATAAGGATCCTGAGGTTCAGCTTGTCCTCATTTCAAGTGGCTCAATGCCACGAAGAAATGAAATAGCTCTTCAGGCAATGGTAAAAGGGGCAATTACTTACAGTAACACCCCTTCTATAAATCCTTCGGTATAA
- a CDS encoding ester cyclase: MEVMKQDVVDVRKTYPDLRIRIVRQYADNDDVISKIITEGTHLGEWLGIKTSGKKLVITRVNIDRLVNDKIVEHGGAANTNVLQKTKKAIIKNV, translated from the coding sequence ATAGAGGTGATGAAACAAGATGTTGTCGATGTCAGAAAAACATATCCCGATTTAAGGATCCGGATTGTTCGTCAATATGCCGATAACGATGATGTCATCTCCAAAATAATAACCGAGGGCACTCATCTTGGAGAGTGGCTGGGAATCAAAACCTCCGGGAAAAAGTTGGTGATTACCAGGGTTAACATCGACCGTCTCGTTAACGACAAGATTGTGGAACATGGGGGAGCTGCGAATACAAATGTTCTACAAAAAACAAAAAAAGCAATAATTAAAAACGTATGA
- a CDS encoding DUF6528 family protein: protein MTGLKFTAQLILGWLLFSAVSCNKSTVPQEIIVGGDNVVMILDFPNSTDTDLKVNWYLKTSEVQNMPDTMIRRMKTVDDHKSVDNNTKILISSSSGGTIMVDRETKECLFYAITPNAHSVEYLPGDRIAVALSITEKGNQLQIYDADRSNSVLFSDSLYSGHGVIWIAQRDLLYALGYDELRAYSLVDWDTPNPSLKLEEKWTLPETGGHELYASSVNQLLISTSKNVWKFDLKKETFEVFAPLADVPDVKSIYFDEKTGHLIYTKGEISWWTHNIHSVNPSKTITIPEVDLYKVRAIK, encoded by the coding sequence ATGACTGGATTGAAATTTACTGCCCAGCTTATTCTTGGCTGGTTGCTCTTTTCTGCCGTATCGTGCAATAAATCCACAGTGCCTCAGGAAATTATTGTGGGAGGTGACAATGTGGTGATGATCCTCGATTTTCCCAACTCTACCGACACCGATTTAAAAGTCAACTGGTATCTGAAGACTTCCGAAGTCCAGAACATGCCAGATACCATGATCAGGCGGATGAAGACCGTGGATGATCACAAGTCGGTGGACAACAATACCAAGATCCTGATCTCTTCTTCCAGTGGCGGGACTATCATGGTGGATCGCGAAACCAAAGAGTGCCTTTTTTATGCCATCACACCAAATGCACACTCTGTGGAGTATCTTCCCGGTGACCGGATTGCAGTTGCATTGTCGATAACTGAAAAAGGTAACCAGCTGCAGATATATGATGCCGACCGATCAAATAGCGTGCTGTTCAGCGACTCGCTCTACTCGGGTCATGGTGTTATCTGGATTGCACAACGAGATCTGCTCTATGCACTGGGATATGATGAGCTGAGGGCTTATTCCCTGGTCGACTGGGATACCCCTAATCCCTCTTTGAAACTGGAAGAGAAGTGGACTCTGCCTGAAACGGGTGGACATGAACTGTATGCATCTTCTGTAAATCAGTTGCTGATATCCACTTCCAAAAATGTGTGGAAGTTTGATCTGAAAAAGGAGACCTTTGAGGTTTTCGCTCCCCTTGCCGACGTTCCTGATGTCAAATCGATCTATTTTGACGAAAAAACAGGTCACCTCATCTATACCAAGGGTGAGATCAGTTGGTGGACCCACAACATACACTCTGTAAATCCATCCAAAACCATAACAATCCCCGAAGTTGACCTGTATAAAGTGAGGGCCATCAAATAG
- a CDS encoding DUF3825 domain-containing protein gives MNTRLFDFAWFPDFNKSIEELKNLAMDENWDYSKHPTGKHPILVNYIHHTFCKIKVENKIEYEGEFCCFNTGLVTENQEEIYGYLQNNKKPGTTIPYYFIGWRKSSNRDLSKFSKLAEIASYISDPSDLIYDTKLELRTNIDHIIQDNKERFPVPFDTMDNYMLSNILHGTIEDAKRRVRRNYKTAIPQYYKGKLQLLLPLCLQTKANADLALVIEKENDIYRASTCLTLDMAINNARLIAKPDDEWLKV, from the coding sequence ATGAATACGAGATTATTTGATTTTGCTTGGTTCCCAGACTTTAACAAAAGTATTGAAGAACTGAAAAACTTAGCAATGGATGAAAATTGGGATTATTCAAAACACCCCACGGGCAAGCATCCGATTCTGGTAAATTACATTCACCATACTTTTTGTAAAATTAAAGTCGAGAACAAAATAGAGTATGAAGGTGAATTTTGCTGTTTCAATACAGGGTTAGTAACCGAGAATCAGGAAGAAATTTATGGTTATCTCCAGAATAATAAAAAACCTGGAACTACTATACCGTATTATTTTATTGGCTGGAGGAAATCAAGCAATAGAGATCTCTCTAAATTTAGTAAATTAGCAGAAATTGCCTCTTATATCAGTGATCCCTCTGATTTGATTTATGATACTAAATTGGAGTTGAGAACAAATATTGACCATATCATCCAAGACAACAAAGAACGATTTCCTGTCCCTTTTGACACAATGGATAATTATATGCTGTCAAATATACTCCATGGAACTATAGAAGACGCGAAACGGAGAGTAAGAAGGAACTATAAAACCGCAATTCCTCAATACTACAAGGGAAAATTACAACTTCTTTTGCCATTATGCCTGCAAACCAAAGCCAACGCAGACCTCGCTTTGGTTATCGAAAAAGAAAATGACATTTATCGTGCATCAACATGTTTAACGCTGGATATGGCCATTAATAATGCCAGACTCATAGCAAAACCTGACGATGAATGGTTAAAAGTTTAG